A genome region from Microbacterium sp. CGR2 includes the following:
- the fdxA gene encoding ferredoxin yields the protein MTYVIALPCVDVKDRACIDECPVDCIYEGERSLYIHPDECVDCGACEPVCPVEAIYYEDDLPDEWQDYYKANVEFFDEIGSPGGAAKVGAYDFDHPVIAALPPQG from the coding sequence ATGACCTACGTCATCGCGCTGCCCTGCGTCGATGTGAAGGATCGCGCCTGCATCGACGAGTGCCCCGTCGACTGCATCTACGAGGGTGAACGATCGCTCTACATCCACCCCGACGAGTGCGTGGACTGCGGCGCGTGCGAGCCGGTGTGCCCGGTCGAGGCGATCTACTACGAAGACGACCTCCCCGACGAGTGGCAGGACTACTACAAGGCGAACGTCGAGTTCTTCGACGAGATCGGTTCCCCGGGTGGTGCTGCGAAGGTCGGCGCCTATGACTTCGACCACCCCGTCATCGCGGCCCTTCCGCCTCAGGGGTGA
- a CDS encoding FAD-dependent oxidoreductase, translated as MTSSAPALRVAIVGAGPAGIYAGNLLANAHAGVEIDLFESLPAPYGLIRYGVAPDHPRIKGIVNSLHEMLDAFPSEGAARRTIRFIGNVEVGRDIALDELRERYHAVILATGAIRDAALDIPGVDLPGSYGAADFVAWFDGHPDVSRTWPLDASSVAVIGNGNVALDVARVLAKHAVDLRTTEVPDNVLAGLESSAVTDVHVFGRRGPADIKFTPIELRELGEVRDVDLVVHGEDFDGVDAATAPTNQLKVMLRTLNSWRDRPVGAASRRLHLHFWHRPVEIIGEREVEGIRFERTRIESAGTDAGKLVGTGEFRDYAVQAVYRAVGYYGTRVAGAPFDEARGVVPNDGGRVDGEAGLYATGWIKRGPVGLIGHTKSDALETVTHLVADAAAGILTSPAVEGDVLDLLDARETAYTTWDGWLALDAHERRLGETHTHARERVKVVPREEQVAVSRDEVLVR; from the coding sequence ATGACCTCCTCCGCTCCTGCCCTGCGCGTCGCCATCGTCGGCGCCGGGCCCGCCGGCATCTACGCCGGCAACCTGCTCGCCAACGCGCACGCCGGTGTCGAGATCGACCTGTTCGAGTCTCTCCCGGCGCCCTACGGGCTGATCCGCTACGGCGTCGCCCCCGACCATCCCCGCATCAAAGGCATCGTGAATTCGCTCCACGAGATGCTCGACGCCTTCCCTTCCGAAGGTGCCGCCAGGCGCACGATCCGGTTCATCGGCAACGTCGAGGTCGGTCGGGACATCGCCCTCGACGAGCTTCGCGAGCGCTACCACGCGGTCATCCTCGCGACGGGTGCGATCCGCGATGCCGCGCTCGACATCCCCGGCGTCGACCTCCCCGGCTCGTACGGTGCGGCCGACTTCGTGGCCTGGTTCGACGGCCACCCCGACGTGTCCCGCACCTGGCCCCTCGATGCCTCGTCGGTCGCCGTGATCGGAAACGGCAACGTCGCCCTCGATGTCGCCCGGGTGCTCGCCAAGCATGCCGTCGATCTGCGCACCACCGAGGTACCGGACAACGTCCTCGCCGGTCTCGAGTCGTCTGCGGTGACCGACGTGCACGTGTTCGGTCGTCGCGGTCCTGCCGACATCAAGTTCACGCCCATCGAGCTCCGGGAGCTCGGCGAGGTGAGAGACGTCGACCTCGTGGTCCACGGCGAGGACTTCGACGGTGTGGATGCCGCAACCGCCCCGACGAACCAGCTCAAGGTGATGCTGCGGACGCTGAACAGTTGGCGTGATCGCCCCGTCGGCGCAGCATCCCGTCGGCTCCACCTGCACTTCTGGCACCGCCCGGTCGAGATCATCGGTGAACGCGAGGTCGAGGGCATCCGCTTCGAGCGCACCCGGATCGAGAGTGCGGGAACGGATGCCGGCAAGCTGGTCGGCACCGGCGAGTTCCGCGACTACGCGGTGCAGGCGGTCTATCGTGCCGTGGGCTACTACGGCACGAGAGTGGCGGGAGCTCCGTTCGACGAGGCCCGCGGCGTCGTCCCGAACGACGGCGGTCGGGTCGATGGCGAGGCCGGGCTGTATGCGACGGGGTGGATCAAGCGCGGCCCTGTCGGACTCATCGGGCATACGAAGTCCGATGCGCTCGAGACCGTGACCCACCTGGTGGCGGATGCGGCGGCGGGGATCCTCACGTCCCCGGCCGTGGAGGGCGATGTGCTCGATCTGCTCGACGCCCGCGAGACCGCGTACACGACGTGGGACGGCTGGCTCGCTCTCGACGCGCACGAGCGGCGCCTCGGTGAGACGCACACGCACGCCCGTGAGCGCGTGAAGGTCGTTCCGCGCGAAGAGCAGGTGGCGGTGTCGCGCGACGAAGTCCTCGTCCGATGA
- a CDS encoding NAD(P)/FAD-dependent oxidoreductase — protein sequence MTDIAPYDVLIVGGGPAGLSAALNLGRSLARVLVVDADRPRNAATLNSHGFLTRDGVPPHELRRIARAELDAYPNVEVRTRVRVVALRTADAGFEAEIGRRTSETTVSARTVLLATGLRETLPDVPNLRGFYGMSLFSCAACDAWELQGRRLALIGESSDLADRARLIGRWTQTLTVFTNGSDVVSTAEEAELAASGVTVKRHPIVELVGDRGRLEAVRLADGTTHAVDGGFVRPEWETELSFLDGITPAVDDAGNLITDRSGRTLVAGLYAAGDAAAPGPQQLIVAAGAGARVAAVIVHDTIGVATAH from the coding sequence GTGACCGACATCGCTCCCTACGACGTGCTGATCGTCGGCGGAGGCCCCGCCGGGCTCTCCGCCGCACTCAATCTCGGCCGTTCGCTGGCGCGAGTTCTCGTCGTCGACGCGGATCGTCCGCGGAACGCAGCGACCCTGAATTCGCACGGCTTCCTCACGCGCGACGGCGTTCCGCCGCACGAGTTACGCCGCATCGCCCGCGCGGAACTCGACGCCTACCCGAATGTCGAAGTGCGGACGCGCGTGCGGGTGGTGGCGCTGCGAACGGCGGATGCCGGGTTCGAAGCCGAGATCGGGCGACGCACCTCCGAGACGACGGTCTCGGCGCGCACGGTGCTGCTCGCGACCGGGCTGCGGGAGACGCTTCCCGACGTGCCGAATCTGCGCGGATTCTACGGCATGAGCCTGTTCAGCTGCGCGGCCTGCGACGCCTGGGAACTGCAGGGGCGCCGCCTGGCACTCATCGGCGAATCGTCGGATCTGGCTGACCGTGCCCGCCTGATCGGGCGGTGGACGCAGACACTCACCGTCTTCACGAACGGCTCCGACGTGGTGAGCACGGCGGAGGAGGCCGAGCTCGCCGCGTCCGGGGTGACGGTCAAGCGGCATCCGATCGTCGAACTCGTGGGCGATCGGGGGCGCCTGGAAGCGGTGCGCCTCGCCGACGGAACGACACACGCGGTCGACGGCGGTTTCGTCCGCCCGGAATGGGAGACCGAGCTGTCCTTCCTCGACGGGATCACCCCCGCGGTCGACGACGCAGGGAATCTGATCACCGACCGCTCCGGACGCACGCTCGTTGCGGGACTGTACGCCGCCGGTGATGCCGCGGCTCCCGGCCCGCAGCAGCTCATCGTCGCCGCGGGCGCCGGTGCGCGCGTGGCCGCCGTCATCGTGCATGACACGATCGGCGTCGCCACCGCGCACTGA
- the cobA gene encoding uroporphyrinogen-III C-methyltransferase: protein MTGTVTLVGAGPGDAGLLTVRGLRALQDADVIVADRLGARAVLDQLAADGVQLSAEVIDVGKLPGHHPVPQDGINALLVQLASAGRRVVRLKGGDPFVYGRGREEQQHCEDAGIPVEVVPGVTSAVSVPAVAGIPLTHRGIAASFTVLSGHDQIDQVPGGSDHTVVLLMGVNTLGHSAHVLSAGARGVDCPVAITEDGYGERERVTIGTLGTIAHLAAGRQVRSPAVVVVGEVVRLSPHAASALSGSAPAADRAPRPHWADALDAGLAVDTGLIQAVDSLSPASARRSPLTSLFSRSR, encoded by the coding sequence ATGACCGGAACAGTCACACTGGTGGGCGCGGGCCCCGGCGACGCCGGCCTGCTCACCGTGCGCGGACTCCGCGCCCTGCAGGACGCCGATGTCATCGTCGCCGACCGGCTCGGCGCCCGCGCCGTCCTCGACCAGCTGGCCGCGGACGGGGTGCAGCTCTCCGCCGAGGTGATCGACGTCGGCAAGCTGCCCGGTCACCACCCGGTGCCGCAGGACGGCATCAACGCCCTGCTGGTCCAGCTCGCCTCCGCCGGTCGCCGAGTCGTGCGACTGAAGGGCGGCGACCCCTTCGTCTACGGCCGCGGTCGTGAAGAGCAGCAGCACTGCGAGGATGCCGGAATCCCCGTCGAGGTCGTGCCGGGGGTCACCAGTGCCGTGTCGGTGCCGGCCGTTGCGGGAATCCCGTTGACGCACCGCGGCATCGCGGCATCCTTCACCGTCCTCAGCGGACACGACCAGATCGATCAGGTTCCCGGCGGCAGCGACCATACGGTGGTGCTGCTGATGGGCGTGAACACGCTCGGGCACTCCGCGCATGTGCTCAGCGCGGGCGCCCGCGGCGTCGACTGCCCGGTCGCGATCACCGAAGACGGGTACGGCGAGCGCGAGCGTGTCACCATCGGCACACTCGGCACGATCGCGCATCTCGCCGCCGGCCGTCAGGTGCGCTCGCCTGCTGTGGTGGTCGTCGGCGAGGTGGTGCGGTTGAGTCCGCATGCGGCATCGGCCCTGTCCGGGTCGGCGCCCGCCGCTGATCGTGCGCCGCGACCGCACTGGGCCGACGCTCTCGATGCCGGGCTCGCCGTCGACACCGGGCTGATCCAGGCAGTCGATTCTCTGTCACCGGCATCCGCCCGCCGCTCTCCGCTCACCTCACTGTTCTCGCGCTCCCGCTGA
- a CDS encoding DUF3817 domain-containing protein, with amino-acid sequence MFRTPDRLFRVLAIAEAITWTILIAAIIARAVGAPGIVVTVGGGIHGFVFLAYAATALLVAVNQRWHLGVAALAVISAVVPYATIPTEIWLHRTGRLDGSWRLDATDDPRDRRWYDRLMRWFLRRPWMLAVLLAVGIVALYVILLLVGPPGGK; translated from the coding sequence GTGTTCCGCACCCCCGACCGCCTTTTCCGAGTTCTTGCCATCGCGGAGGCCATCACCTGGACGATCTTGATCGCTGCGATCATCGCCAGGGCCGTCGGTGCGCCCGGGATCGTGGTGACCGTCGGCGGCGGTATCCACGGGTTCGTCTTCCTCGCCTACGCCGCCACCGCCCTGCTCGTCGCCGTGAACCAGCGGTGGCACCTCGGGGTGGCAGCGCTCGCCGTCATCAGTGCGGTCGTCCCCTATGCGACGATCCCCACGGAGATCTGGCTGCACCGCACCGGCCGGCTCGACGGATCATGGCGTCTCGACGCGACCGACGACCCGCGCGATCGCCGGTGGTACGACCGACTGATGCGATGGTTCCTGCGGCGCCCCTGGATGCTGGCGGTGCTGCTCGCGGTCGGCATCGTCGCCCTGTACGTGATCCTGCTGCTCGTCGGCCCGCCCGGCGGGAAGTGA
- a CDS encoding helix-turn-helix domain-containing protein: MVTVDADALSQVLGAVDLRVGVGRGTTLAAGALLPLPLGRVTLVYIAEGSVHGQPPLARGCRLDVDSDGDTLTVEPFARPEPLVAGDAFLTLGRSPLGLEAEEATSLIVVDLELADAGSPLHAVLPDSITVTGFDALEPAAAALARNMGTVDASTKPVRNGDPVICRMMAMTVLLSVIRAWAANGCAPAGWPSLSNDPFLDRVIDAIHEEPGRDWTVERLAGVGAMSRSTFAERFRTVIGRSPADYVTEVRIEAAKRMLDTGRTVSDVSRELGYASDEGFSRAFRRRTGMTPSSWRMAHRAPVPA; this comes from the coding sequence ATGGTGACAGTGGACGCAGACGCGCTCTCGCAGGTGCTCGGCGCCGTCGATCTGCGCGTCGGCGTGGGCCGGGGAACGACGCTTGCGGCGGGAGCGCTGCTGCCCCTCCCGCTCGGCCGCGTCACCCTCGTGTACATCGCGGAGGGCAGCGTGCACGGCCAACCGCCCCTCGCCCGCGGATGCCGTCTCGATGTCGACTCCGACGGAGACACGCTCACGGTCGAACCTTTCGCGCGTCCTGAGCCACTCGTCGCCGGCGATGCATTCCTCACTCTGGGCCGCTCACCGTTGGGACTCGAGGCGGAGGAGGCCACCAGCCTGATCGTCGTCGACCTGGAACTGGCCGATGCCGGTTCTCCGCTGCACGCTGTGCTCCCCGACTCCATCACCGTCACGGGCTTCGACGCGCTCGAACCGGCCGCAGCGGCGCTCGCTCGGAACATGGGCACGGTGGACGCATCCACGAAGCCCGTCCGCAACGGCGACCCGGTGATCTGCCGCATGATGGCCATGACCGTCCTCCTGTCGGTCATCCGCGCCTGGGCGGCGAACGGCTGCGCACCGGCGGGCTGGCCATCGCTCTCGAACGACCCGTTCCTCGACCGCGTGATCGACGCGATCCACGAAGAGCCGGGGCGTGACTGGACGGTCGAGCGCCTCGCGGGCGTGGGTGCCATGTCGCGCTCGACGTTCGCGGAACGCTTCCGCACCGTCATCGGCCGCTCCCCCGCCGACTACGTCACCGAGGTGCGCATCGAGGCGGCCAAGCGGATGCTCGACACCGGCCGAACCGTGAGCGATGTCTCCCGCGAGTTGGGCTACGCCTCGGACGAGGGTTTCAGCCGGGCGTTCCGCCGCCGCACCGGCATGACTCCGTCGTCCTGGCGCATGGCGCACCGCGCGCCCGTACCGGCGTAG